A window of the Cololabis saira isolate AMF1-May2022 chromosome 19, fColSai1.1, whole genome shotgun sequence genome harbors these coding sequences:
- the rnls gene encoding renalase, with the protein MSRVLIVGAGLTGSLCACLLRRALQNQVHIVVWDKARGAGGRMSTSRPPEPSSHSADLGAQYISATAAYHQSHHSFYAELLSAGVLRPLECPVEGLRPRDGGKDYMTPLGMSSVVKHFLSESGADLFLEHHVTALYRRGASWEVERQAGGSETFDAVVLTMPVPQILQLQGDLGKLLSVEQRQQLDVVSYSSRFALALFFPPDAELGVSWGARYVSDSSCIRYIAVDDRKRGAGAPGRGPTLVVHTSVPFGLQHLERDKEAVQPLILQELSRLLPQLPQPLSIKCHKWRYSQVQTAVPDCPGHMTILDQPPLVCGGDAFCHSNFDGCVESALSVLAALEAELRGHAPSGQ; encoded by the exons ATGTCCCGGGTGCTGATCGTGGGAGCGGGGCTGACAGGCAGCCTGTGCGCATGTCTGCTGCGGCGAGCGCTGCAGAACCAGGTGCACATCGTGGTGTGGGACAAGGCGCGGGGCGCAG GCGGCAGGATGTCCACCAGCCGCCCCCCAGAACCCTCGTCCCACTCGGCCGACCTGGGAGCTCAGTACATCTCGGCCACGGCGGCGTACCACCAGTCCCACCACAG CTTCTACGCAGAGCTGCTGTCTGCAGGTGTCCTGCGGCCGCTGGAGTGTCCCGTCGAGGGCCTGCGACCCCGCGACGGCGGCAAGGACTACATGACGCCGCTGGGGATGAGCAGTGTGGTCAAACACTTCCTGTCCGAGTCAG GAGCCGACTTGTTCCTGGAGCATCACGTGACGGCTCTGTACCGCCGCGGGGCCTCGTGGGAGGTGGAGCGGCAGGCGGGGGGCAGTGAGACCTTCGACGCCGTCGTCCTGACCATGCCGGTGCCTCAGATCCTGCAGCTGCAGGGAGACCTGGGAAAGC TGCTGTCCGTCGAGCAGAGGCAGCAGCTGGACGTCGTCTCGTACTCGTCCCGCTTCGCGCTGGCGCTCTTCTTCCCTCCGGACGCCGAGCTGGGCGTGTCCTGGGGCGCCCGCTACGTCAGCGACAGCAGCTGCATCCGCTACATCGCCGTGGACGACCGCAAGCGCGGCGCAG GTGCCCCCGGCCGCGGCCCCACCCTCGTGGTCCACACCAGCGTCCCGTTTGGCCTGCAGCACCTGGAGCGGGACAAGGAGGCGGTGCAGCCACTCATCCTGCAGGAGCTGAGCAGGCTCCTCCCCCAGCTGCCGCAGCCCCTCAGCATCAAGTGTCACAAGTGGAGGTACTCCCAG GTGCAGACCGCGGTGCCCGACTGCCCGGGTCACATGACCATCCTGGACCAGCCGCCGCTCGTCTGCGGCGGCGACGCCTTCTGCCACTCCAACTTCGACGGCTGCGTGGAATCGGCGCTCAGCGTGCTGGCGGCGCTGGAGGCGGAGCTCcgtggccacgccccctccgGTCAATAA